The DNA segment ATACCGATTCGACGGGGTTCAGTGGGCTGGACACTTGCGCTGTTGGATCCAAACAGGTCGCAATCTGCAAATGGATTTCGCAATTCTACACGTCGGACGCAGTTTCCGCCCCTAGGGTTTGGATCAAAGGAGATCGCGTCATGAATGATCAGACCCCAAAACCGCGCAGCCGCGCAGGAGGCCGCAACGCACGGCGCCCTGCGCAGTGCACCCAATTTCGAAATGCTGCCTGGGTTGGAAAACACCTTGCCACTGTGCGAAATCATGTCGGGCAGTCAGGTCGAGCGCATCGACAACGCATCCATGGACATTCTGGAAAACGTTGGCGTGCATTTTCGTGACCCCATCGCCCTGGCCGACTGGAAACGCATCGGGGCCAAGGTTGTGGATGAGACCGTTTTTTCTAGACCGGGCCCTTGTGCGCGACCTGATTTCGACCATTCCCAGTGATTTCACCTATCACGCCCGCGATCCGCAAAAAAGCGTACGGCTGGGAGGTCGGAATTCGGTGTTTGTTCCGATGACCGGGGCCCTTTTCCTGCGTGATCTGGACGACGTGCGTCGCAATCCGATGCTCGACGATCTGGCGATGTTTCACAAACTCAGCCACATGATGCCTGCGCTGCACAGTTCGGCCCATCACATCGTAGAACCCTATGATCACCCGATCAGCCAGCGCCATCTGCGTATCACCTATTCGTCGATGAAACACTCTGACAAAATGTTCATGGGCATGACTACCAGCCCCAAGAACGCCGAAGACGTTATGGACATGTGCGCCATCCTGTTTGGAGAAGATTTCATCGATACCCACCCGGTCACGACCGGCAATATCAACGGAAACTCGCCCTTGGTCTGGGATGAAACCATGCTGGGGGCGATGCGGGCATTCAGCCGCCGCAATCAACCAGTGCTGTGCTCTCCCTTTGTGCTGGGTGGGGCCAATACACCCGCCTCGGTCGCAGCCTCTGTTGCCCAATTGAATGCCGAAGCTCTTTCGGCATTGGCCTATACCCAAGTGATCCGCCGCGGTGCGCCTGCGATCTACGGCCACTATCTGTCTACGGTCTCGATGAAATCGGGTGCCCCGATGGCAGGCACTCCCGAAATCAGCCAGATGAATTTCATGATCGGTCAGATGGCACGATACTATGGTGTGCCCTGGCGGACCTCCAATACGTTGGGCGGGGCCAAAACATTTGACGCCCAGGCCGGTTATGAATCTGCCACCACCTTGCAGGCGGTGATGCACGCGGGGGCCAACTATATCTGGCATTCAGCAGGCTGGAACGAGGCCGGAATGCATTGTTCCGTGGCCAAGTTCATCGTTGATAGCGAACAATGTGCCATGGCCTATCGCATGGCACAGGGGCTGAATTGGGACGACTTTGATCAGGCGATTGATGCCGTCAGCGACATTGGCCCCGGCGGTCATTATCTGGGCCACCCACATACACAGGATAACTTTCAAACCGCATTTTTCATGCCAGAGCTGTTCGACAACAATTCGATCGAACAATGGGTGGCCGAAGGCAGCATCGAAGTCACAGAACGCGCCCTGAACCACGCCCGCAAACTGTTGAGCGAGTATCAGGAACCCAAGCTGGACATCGCCAAGGACGAAGAACTGCGCGACTATATTGCGCGACGCGAACGCGAAATTCCCGCTGCTGACGAGTTGAACCAGGAATACTGATCCCCCCTGCCCCGCCGGTTATGGCGGGGCCATTTGTTGGCTTCAAGGATATCACAGTTTGAAAATCACCGAGATTCACATTTATCAGCACGATCTGCCGGTCAAGGACGGTCCCTATACCATGGCCAATGCCCAGGTCTGGGCTCTGGATACGACATTGGTCAAATTGGTTTCGGACAATGGGTTGTCAGGCTGGGGCGAAACCTGCCCAGTGGGTCCGACCTATGCCGAAGCCCATGCCGGGGGGGCCCGGGCAGCGCTGGCACGAATGGCACCAGGATTGATTGGTGTCGAGGCGCTACCTTTGCCTCTGCACCGGATGATGAACGGCCAGTTGAACGGGCACAATTACGCCAAGGCGGCACTGGACATCGCCCTGCACGATCTGCTGGGCAAACATTTGGGGCTTAGCGTGTCCGATCTGCTAGGCGGGGCGGCCACAGATCGCGTGCCCTCCTATTACGCCACCGGCGTTGGAGCCCCCGATGATATCGCCCGCCTGGCCGGTGCAAAACGCGATGAAGGGTACCGACGTCTACAGATCAAGGTCGGAGGCCGCCCGGTTGAGATCGACATCGAGACCATTCGCAAGGTTTGGCAAGAGGTGCGCGGCAGCGGCATGAAGCTGGCTGTAGATGGCAACCGGGGCTGGACCACCCGCGACGCCCTGCGGGTCAGCCGGGAATGCCCGGATGTGCCGTTCATCATAGAACAACCCTGCAACACGATCGAAGATCTGCAAAAGATCCGCCCTCAGGTCACCCATGGGATCTATATGGATGAGAACAGCTTGGATCTGAACACGGTGATTACCGCTGCCGGTACCGGGCTGGTCGACGGGTTCGGAATGAAGGTCACCCGCATCGGCGGTCTGCATCCCATGCGGGCCTTTCGCGACATCTGCGAGGCGCGCAATCTGCCTCACACCTGCGACGACAGTTGGGGCGGAGATATCATCGCAGCCGCCTGTACCCATATCGGCGCGACGGTGCAGCCCGATCTGCTCGAAGGGGTGTGGTTGGCCGCGCCCTATATCGAAGGGCATTACGACGCCGAGAACGGCATTGAAATCGTGGACGGGCACATTGCAGTTCCCACCGGTCCCGGATTGGGGGTAACCCCAGATGAAACCCTGTTTGGCGCGCCGGTCGCCTCCTTTTGACGCCACGGAGATTTCGCATGGATTTTTTAGGAAAACACGCACTGGTCACGGGGGCTGCTGGGGGGATTGGACAATCTATCGTGTCCAAGCTGCGCGCCGCTGGCGCTCGGGTTGCCGTGGCGGACCAGGACGTGTCAGCGATTTCGGCCGACACGCATCTGCCTGGAGACCTGCTGGACCCCGCATATGCCAACACTCTGCCTGCTCAGGCCGCCGAGGCTCTTGGCGGATTGGACATCGTGATCAACAATGCGGGTGTCATCACACGGGGTTCTGTGACCGAGACCTCTGACGACGATTGGGCATTGTCGATGGGCGTCAATGTCGAAGCGCCATTTCGCATCTGTCGCGCTGCCATCCCGATAATGGCTCAGATCGGTGGCGGAGCTATTGTCAATACAGCCTCTTGCTGGGGACTGCGTCCTGGGCCAAATCATGCGGTCTATTGCATGACCAAGGCGGCGATTGCCTCGCTCACCCAGTGTATGGGCCATGATCACGCCCACCAGGGTATCCGCATCAACGCCGTCTGCCCGAATGAGGTGAACACTCCGATGTTGCGGTCGGGCTTTGCTCAGCGTGGGTTCGACCCAGACAGTGCTGTCTCTGAATTGGGCAAAACCGTACCGTTGGGCCGGATTGCCGAACCAGAAGACATCGCTGACGTTGTGCTGTTTCTCGCCTCGGATGGGGCACGTTATATGTGTGGTGCATTGATTGAGGTCAACGGCGGAAAGCCCGTCACATGAAGCGGTTTGAAAACAAGGTGGCATTGGTGACCGGCGGACGCAGCGGTATCGGCCGGGCCATTGCCCGCCGTCTGCGCGATGAGGGCGCGCAGGTGTTTACCGCCCAACGGGGCAACGATAGCGAATTTGACGCAATCCCGGCGGATTTTCTGGATCCGGCCAGCCCGGCCCAAGTCGTGTCCCAGCTTATCGCCAAAGTCGGTCAATTGGACGTCTTGGTCAACAACGCGGGGATGATGCAAGAGGCCCGCGTCGAAGACATGAGCGCGGCGGACTGGCACCAGACCCTGACCGTGAACCTGACCGCGCCTTTCCTGATGATCCAGGCCGCCCTGCCCCATTTGCGCGAGACCTGCGGCAACATCGTCAACACCGGCTCCATCGAAGGGTTGGGCAGCAACCCCGGTCACGCGGCCTATTGCGCGTCCAAGGCCGGCCTGCATGGCCTGACACGGGCCGTGGCGGTTGATCATGGGGGCGAAGGCATCCGCTGCAACGCTGTGGCTCCGGGTTGGATTGACACCGACCTTAACGTTGATTTCATAGATGCCATGCCCGACCCCGGCGCGTTTCGTCGAGACGTCGGCAAAATACATCCCGTTGCCCGTACTGGAACGCCAGAAGAGGTTGCAGCATTGGTTGCCTTTCTCGCGGCCGAGGAAAGCGGATTTATCACCGGCCAGATATATTCCGTCGACGGCGGCCGCATGGCCAAGCTGAGCCTCCCCTGACAACAGGGACCCGGAAAAATTTACCCTGCAACCGAAATCAGGAGTTCCCAAAACCAATTTGTTCTCTAGGGTCACAAGTTGGGAGCGATATTCGGCTCTGTCACTGACCACGAGGACACTCATGCCCGCCAACACTGCTGCCTTCGGGACTTCCGAATATGATCGCCGCATTGCCAAAACCCGCACAGCCATGGCGCAGGCGGGGATTGATCTGCTGTTCGTCACCGACCCATCGAACCAAGCCTGGCTGACTGGCTATGATGGTTGGTCGTTCTACGTGCATCAGGGTGTGCTGCTGGCAATGGACGGGGACCCGATCTGGTGGGGGCGCCATATGGATAGCCTTGGGGCCTTGCGCACCTGCTGGATGGAGGCGGACGCGATTCACGGTTACGCCGACCATTATGTACAATCGACTGTGCGCCACCCTATGCAGGATCTGGCCGGGCATATTCAGGCGCTGGGTCTGCACAAGGCGCGCATTGGCGTCGAGATGGAGAACTATTACTATTCGGCCAAAGCCCATGCTGTTTTGACAGCCGAGTTGCCAGATGCGCATTTTGCGGATGCCACGGCATTGGTAAACTGGCAACGGTTGGTAAAATCCGATGACGAAATTGGTTTCATCCGCAAGGCCGCGCGCATTACGGAAAAGGTAATCAACACGGCTCTGGACCGGGCCGAACCCGGTTTGCGAAAAAACGATCTGGTTGCAGACATCTATCACGCCGGTTTGACCGGGGTGGATGACATCTGGGGTGACTATCCCGCAATCGTCCCACTAACTCCTTCGGGTCTGGACGCCACAGCCGCGCATTTGACCTGGAACGGCGCGCCAATGCGCAAGGGCGAGGCCACCTTCTTTGAATTGTCGGGCTGTTATCGCCGCTATCACGCCCCGCTGTGTCGGACCATATTTCTGGGGACGCCGCCTCAGGAAATGCTGGACGCCGAACAGGCCCAGCTCGAAGGGATCGAAGCCGGGTTGAATGCGGCCCGAGCCGGCAACAGGACGTGCGATATTGCCAATGCGTTTGTCGGAGTGCTGAAGGAACACGGTATCCATCGCGAGGGGCGGTGTGGCTATCCCATCGGGCTGAGCTATCCCCCCGATTGGGGCGAACGCACCGCGTCTATCCGCAGCGAAGATGAAACCGTCCTGGAACCAGGGATGGTGTTTCATTTCATGCCCGCCCTCTGGATGGACAGTTGGGGTTTAGAAACGACCGAAACCATCCTGATCACCGACAGTGGAGCAGCCGAACCGCTGTGCAACATTGAACGACGGTTGTTTGTCAAAGAGTGACGGGAACACCGTCATCGCCAGATGGAATGGGAGAAGTATGCGATGGATGAACCCCCTATCGCAATGTCATGCCATCTTCTGGCGATGACATGACCACGCCGGGCCTGTCCCGCCTATTCTGGGCATGTGCGCCGGTGGTGTTCGTCCTGTTTTGGGCTGGCGGCTACAGCTTTGCCAAACTGGGCCTGCCCCACATTGAGCCGATGACAATGTTGGCGGTGCGGTATGGGCTGGCCGTGCTTTGTTTGCTTCCACTGCTGGCAATATACCGCCCTGCCCTGCCCCGGGATGCCACCCATTGGTTGTTAATGGCTTTGAGTGGCTTCTTGATCCAATGCGTATATTTTGGCCTCGCCTATCTGGCCATGAAACAAGGTTTGGCAGCTGGAACCACAGCGATCATCATGGCGCTTCAACCTGCTTTGGTGGCGGCACTGGCACCCTTGGTCGCCGAGCCTAGGGGCCGTCCGGTTATGTGGGTTGGGCTTGGCCTGGGTTTTGCAGGCGTCGCTCTGTCTGTGCTCGACAACACCGGCAATCAGGGTGTTCCACTATCTGCCGGACTCTTGGCATTGGGGGCCCTGGCCGGAATTTCTGCTGCAACACTGTTGGAGAAAGCCCATGGACGTCGCACGGATCCGATCCTGGGTGGGGTGGTTCAATACGCCGTTGGAGTGTGTGTTCTGACGCCGATCGCGTTGTGGAGCGAAACACAGGTGATCAACTGGCACCCTAATCTGATTATCTCTCTGGCATATCTCATCATTGCGAACTCTCTGATCTCCATCAGCCTGTATGTGGCATTGGTTCAACGTGGAAACATGACCCAAGTGTCCACGTTGATGTATCTGGTTCCCCCGTTGGCGCTGATGTTGGCCTGGGGGTTGTTGGGCGAACCAATAACGCTGCATACCGTCATTGGTTTTGGGTTGTGCCTGCTGGGCGTCTATATTGTCAGCCGGTCAAAAGTGGGAATAAACCACCCCTGACCTTTGGTGTGATGCCCAAATACTTGAATCTGCCGGAAAATCACGCATTTTCAGAGGTTAGAACCACCTATCTCATTGTTTTCGAACATTTTTTCAGATTGTCACCTGACAATTCCGTGCCGAGGGTCTCTTTGACAAGGCCTGAACCATCGGAAGTGTAGAAAACTGCCCGATTTGCGCCTTTTGCGACAAGCGCCTCAAATACGCACCCGGGCTGCGAATATCATGGGTGCGTTCGAGAATGCACATGATAGAGATGCTTGCATTCAAAGGGCCCATGGATTGACGCGCTTGATGCAAAACGGGTTGATCAATGCCTAGCATGGGAGCCACCTGGTCAGCAATTCGATAGATCTCCTGTTTGGACCATCCAAAGTCAGGAAAGTAGCTTTGGATCTCTCGACAGACAGATTTCAAAAGCGAAAGACTGGGATCTTTGCTGCTCTCGGCATTTTCTCCCGGCAATTCACATTCTGTGTCTTGTGCACATTGATTGCTTCCCTGCCCTTCTTCTTCAGAGTCAAAAGATTGGTTTATTGAATCCTGTATGTGCCGCTCAATTTGGATGTCAGTGCCGCTCAATTCCATTGGTTTCACAAGAACTCCGCCTTGATCAACGGCCGATTGTCTGCTGGTTTCGATGCCAGCTTTGATCGCGTCGATTAGGTTCAGCAATGAATTGGCTTCGGGTTTGCGACGCAGAACCCGGCCGGCATGGGCAATGAGTTGGCTGTGATCCGCGCCCTCATCAAGTTCAACCAGCTGCTGGCGAAGTTGAATCACCTGATCACGCAACACACGAAGCTGTTCGGTTTGGTGTTGGATGTGTTGTGCGGCGTCAAATATCTGATTGGCATGCAAGGCAAGCGGGGCCAGATCAAACCCAAAGGCAATTTGGACGTTGCCACCAACACGGCGGGCAAATCTTTTGCGGTTTGCGCTGTCATGACGTTTGATAATTCCGAGGTCCACCAACCGAGCCAAATGCCGCCGCAGCGTGCTCTCGGGCATTCCCGAGAGGCGGGTGGACAGTGTGCGGTTGGCCGGGAAAACGATCGCCGAGCCGGGGAGGGCGGTGATGTCGCGTTCAGGTAGAAATGTCGCCAAAGCTTTGAGCACGCACAGCGTGCGGTGTGACAATTCAAAATGGTCTGCGGCTTCGGTCAGTGCATTCAGCACCTCCCATTTATCATACTGCGGAGCCTGCGATAGATCGTGCGTCAGCAAGGCGACAGGCGTCAAAGACAGCTCTACCGCTCGCCCAAATTGTGATTGGGACGTGATTTCCATGAAAATTTCACGAATGACAACAAAATCCACGCCCCACGCGCATACGCAGAGTTGACAGGTTCAGGGAAGGCGGGGTATCTCCAAGGTGCTAAGTTTGAGAAGGGCCTTCTGGGATTTTCCTGGGGGGCTTTTCTTTTGCCGTCGTGCTCTCGTGCCTCCTGCTTTGTTTCTTTTTGGTCTTCAGCTGTCCGACTGCTGATTTTTCCAGCGATCGTGCAGTTCGGTAATCAGGTCCTCGGCGTTGTCATTCAGCCACAAATCGAAGCCAGCTGCCGTGCGTGAGGGGACATTCAACGTCACGCCTCGTTTGGTCGTGCGGATGTCAGCCAAGGCTTTGCCATCGGTCCCGCGTAAAGTGCGGGGTTTGGCGGGGGCAGGCGAGTTGGGTTTTGTGGTTTCCGGCTGATGGGCAGCGCGGCTGTAAACAGCTTCGAACCGTGCATCTGAATCAAGACCGGAGATCTCTGATTGACCTGCAAATGATATGGCTCGGGTCTTGGCGGACCGGTCTTCAAACAGTTTAGCCAGGGCAATCCAGCGTTCTCGTCCAATTCCGGGGGCCGAGCCGATCAAGCGAAGAAAGCCCAAGTCGAAAGCTGTTCCGACCTTGAGCATTCGGCTGACCATAGGCAAGTCGATTGACAGTGCCGCTGCAATTGTCTGCCGGTCATAGTCGGCTTCTTGCAGTTGGGCGGCAAAGCTGGCCTTTTCGATAAAAGACAGATCCTGGCGTGATGTGTTTTCCTGGCCTTGGGCCATCACCAATGCATGGTCATCCAATTGTCGGACCATGGCTTTGACCGGTAATCCCAGATCGCGCAGTGCCATCAACCGGCGACGACCATACACAATCTCGTATCGTCCGGTTTGCTGAGGATGGGGGCGCAACAAGACCGGAACCTGCTGACCATAAGTCTTCAGGCTATCCTTGAGTTGAGTTTGAGCGGCGGAATCGATACCCAGACGGTCTTCGAACCCGGCGTCGTCGATCAGCGCGGCGTCCACCTCTTGAACGGCGTTTTCCTGAAGCTTGGTCAGGGACGACTGCAAGGCACCAACTGCCCCGCGTGGCATCATCCGCGCAGCGGGTTTGGGGCGTTCATCCGGAGAAGTGATTTTGGTTGTCAGGATACCTTTGCGTGCCATCAACGCCCCCATGCTTGTTGCAGCAAGGACTCGATCTCATCATTCACTAGATTTAGGGAATCCACCGCACGGTCGTAGGTGTTGCGATGAAACTGGGATCGGTCGACTTCGTAAATTGTCTGCTGGGTCAGCCCCGCGTCAGAAATTGCAGTGGATTTCAGCATCGGGGCCACCATGACCTCGTCGCCGAACAATTGCCGCAAGAATGCGACGACCTGCTGCTGTGGGCCATCATTTGGCTCATAGCGGTTGATCAGGAACCTGAGGAAATCAAATTCCATACTGGCACCAGCATTGGACACCACATCCAACAGGTCGGCGCTCATCTGCAGAAACTGCGACATGGACGCAACGTCCAGCATATTGGGAACGATGGTGATCAGGATCCCGGTCGAAGCACACAGTGCTGACATCGTCAGATAGCCCAGCTGCGGCGGGCAATCAAAAATGATAACGTCGTAATTGGACTCGACTTCCTGCAGGGCCGCGGCCATGCGGGCAAAAAACGCAGGCTGAATATTGTTCATCAGCGCCTGAGGGGTTTCATGTTCAAACTCCTGAAGCATCAACCCACCCGGAGCGAGGTCGATCCCGGTGAAAAATGTCTGCTGGATAACCTGTGACAGGGGCAGCGGATCATCATACCTGATGGCATCATAGATGGTCCCGGATTCAAGAAAGTCGTACTCTGGCCGATAGCCAAAGAGCGTGGTCAACGAGGCCTGCGGGTCGATATCAACACATAGCACCCGATACCCCTTTAGCGCTAACCTTTGCGCAGCGTGGATCGAAGACGTGGTCTTGCCTGACCCGCCCTTGAAGTTCAGAAAAGACAGGACTTGAACCTTGTCTCCCGGGCGACGGCCACGCAAATAAGTCCCTTCGGATTTGGCTGTGGTTTCCAAGGTCTTGCGAATTTCCAACAGATCCGAAGCGGAATAGTGGCGCCGTCCCCCAGGTGTGGTATGAACCTCTGAAATGCGATTGTCGAAGTGCAGTTTACGCAGGAATGACGCGGAAATACCCAACAATTCGGCGGCTTCTCCGGCGCTGAACAGCCTCAGTTCCTTGCGTGCATCTGGTGCGAAAACCGTGAGCATGTGGCTTTCCAAAGCCGCACTGAGATTCTCCGCGTTCTCGCGAACGCGCTGGTTGATGTGGATCGATTGTGCCACAGTCTGCCCTCTGCTTTAGTAACGCTGTTTATCGTCAGCGCCTTATTTACCGTTTCTTTAAGCAAGAAGACGGGCGTTTTGCAATAGATTCTTGAATTTCCTGTTACTTGGAGTGTTATCCCCAGCACTCCAAATCACTGTGGATAAGTTTCGTTTCATCCATAACTGATTGAATAAAAACCATTTTTCCTTGAATCCACCAAAATCCAGATTTCTCAGAAAAAAGCGAGAAAAGAAAGCTGACAGGCAGATCGCGGGCGTAATTGTCGAATCGTATCAGTTGGTATGAGTTGGCGGATACGGGTCAAAACGTCCTGTATTAGGCTCTAATCTGCTATCGTTTGATCGCCATAAGCAAAAATCCCAGGTGTCCCGCCGGTGTGCAAAAAACAAACTCGGTCGCCGGGCCGGATTCTGCCGGTCTGAACTTGATGCAAAAGACCGGCAAAACCGCGACCGGTATAGACGGGATCCAGCAAAATTGCATCCTGACGCGCTGCGAGAGTTATCGCGTCGGATACCGGTTTGTTCATCTGTCCATATCCCGGAGCAAGAACGACGTCGCAAACGTCAATATCGGAACTTTTTAGGTGATAATCAGAGTCTAACAAAAGGAACGTCTCCATCGCGCGTTGTTTGATCCGTTTGATTTGCAGGCTGGCAGATCGACGGACACAAACACCTAATACATTTACGTTCCATCCAATTGCTCGGGCACCGGCCAGAAAGCCGACATGTGTCAATCCGCTGCCTGATGCGATAACTACGTGATCGGGATCAATCCCGCGGACCTGGTATTGCAATCTGGTTTCAACGGCCGCCGCCACATATCCCAACGCACCCAAGGGAGCGTGGTCCAGCCCCAAGTGGATGACATAGGGGCGTTTGCCGTTCTGGCGCAGCCTGTCCGCGATCACGTCCAGATTGGCATCTGCGCCTGCTTCGTCTTCGCCCATGGGATAACGGATGATTTCAGCGCCCAGCAGTTTGAGCAGCAACACATTCCCCGACGATGCATAATGGGAATCTGTATTTGGAACCCTGTCTTCAAGCTGCACAATCGGGTGCCACCCCTGAGTTCGCGCGGCCGCCGCGCACAGGCGCACAAAATTCGACTGAACGGCTCCGGTGATCAAAACAGTGTCGCTGCCATTGGCTTTGGCTTGCCCCAAGTAGAACTCCAATTGGCGAACTTTGTTTCCGCCCATGGCCAGGGGCAACAGGTCGTCGCGTTTGATGTCGATTTTCACCCCCAGATTTCGGCTGCTGTTTGCCATGGCTTGCAGCGGGGTGGGTGTGTCATACAACGGGAGTCTGGAGAATTTGGATAACACAGGCAGTCGTGAGACCAGATCAGAAAACCGTTGGGTCATGAGGCGGGCCTTTTTTGCTGCCAGCGTGGAAACGTCAACCCAAGTTGACGGGCAATTCGCGCTGCAATCAAGGGGGGGGCACCCTAAAGCCCGGCAGCCTTGGTCAGGTTGACCCGAAATCGCGCCCGGGTGTGGCGGTGTCGTGGCGGTAATTCTGATGAGATATGTTCCCGTTGCTTTTGCGCTGCCAAGTGCTCGACCTGGGCATTGGTGGCCAGCCCGGCGCGAAGAGAGTGTCCCGAATACATGGCCATGCGCTCTCTTTCAGGCAATTCGGGATGCAAGCCGGCGGCCAAGACGGTGCGTTTGATCAGGCGTGCAACATGCTTATCATTCAGGCGCTTGGCATTGGTTCTCTGATTGTCGCGGCTGACCTGTCGGAACACCGGGCCGGATGTAATCTTGCCAAAGTGAACCCAGGTTTCCAACGCATGAACAGGGCATGTGTGTTCGCCGGACCCGCGGCCGATTTCAACTTCGCGCCAACCTGTTTTGCCGCGTAGAATGGCAATGGCACCCTGGTCTTCGATCTCGATCCATCCGTGTCCGTCTATTGTGTCACCGTGCCGAATGTCGAGCCCGACGATTTCGGAACGTCGTAACCCGCCGGCGTATCCAATCAGCAGAATGGCTTTGTCGCGCATGTCCCGCAGACCAAAGGACAAAGTGCCAACCATGGCCAGAATGTCCTGGGTCTGAACGGCC comes from the Rhodobacteraceae bacterium M382 genome and includes:
- the repA gene encoding plasmid partitioning protein RepA, with amino-acid sequence MAQSIHINQRVRENAENLSAALESHMLTVFAPDARKELRLFSAGEAAELLGISASFLRKLHFDNRISEVHTTPGGRRHYSASDLLEIRKTLETTAKSEGTYLRGRRPGDKVQVLSFLNFKGGSGKTTSSIHAAQRLALKGYRVLCVDIDPQASLTTLFGYRPEYDFLESGTIYDAIRYDDPLPLSQVIQQTFFTGIDLAPGGLMLQEFEHETPQALMNNIQPAFFARMAAALQEVESNYDVIIFDCPPQLGYLTMSALCASTGILITIVPNMLDVASMSQFLQMSADLLDVVSNAGASMEFDFLRFLINRYEPNDGPQQQVVAFLRQLFGDEVMVAPMLKSTAISDAGLTQQTIYEVDRSQFHRNTYDRAVDSLNLVNDEIESLLQQAWGR
- a CDS encoding replication initiator RepC, encoding MEITSQSQFGRAVELSLTPVALLTHDLSQAPQYDKWEVLNALTEAADHFELSHRTLCVLKALATFLPERDITALPGSAIVFPANRTLSTRLSGMPESTLRRHLARLVDLGIIKRHDSANRKRFARRVGGNVQIAFGFDLAPLALHANQIFDAAQHIQHQTEQLRVLRDQVIQLRQQLVELDEGADHSQLIAHAGRVLRRKPEANSLLNLIDAIKAGIETSRQSAVDQGGVLVKPMELSGTDIQIERHIQDSINQSFDSEEEGQGSNQCAQDTECELPGENAESSKDPSLSLLKSVCREIQSYFPDFGWSKQEIYRIADQVAPMLGIDQPVLHQARQSMGPLNASISIMCILERTHDIRSPGAYLRRLSQKAQIGQFSTLPMVQALSKRPSARNCQVTI
- a CDS encoding M24 family metallopeptidase, yielding MPANTAAFGTSEYDRRIAKTRTAMAQAGIDLLFVTDPSNQAWLTGYDGWSFYVHQGVLLAMDGDPIWWGRHMDSLGALRTCWMEADAIHGYADHYVQSTVRHPMQDLAGHIQALGLHKARIGVEMENYYYSAKAHAVLTAELPDAHFADATALVNWQRLVKSDDEIGFIRKAARITEKVINTALDRAEPGLRKNDLVADIYHAGLTGVDDIWGDYPAIVPLTPSGLDATAAHLTWNGAPMRKGEATFFELSGCYRRYHAPLCRTIFLGTPPQEMLDAEQAQLEGIEAGLNAARAGNRTCDIANAFVGVLKEHGIHREGRCGYPIGLSYPPDWGERTASIRSEDETVLEPGMVFHFMPALWMDSWGLETTETILITDSGAAEPLCNIERRLFVKE
- a CDS encoding DMT family transporter, whose product is MTTPGLSRLFWACAPVVFVLFWAGGYSFAKLGLPHIEPMTMLAVRYGLAVLCLLPLLAIYRPALPRDATHWLLMALSGFLIQCVYFGLAYLAMKQGLAAGTTAIIMALQPALVAALAPLVAEPRGRPVMWVGLGLGFAGVALSVLDNTGNQGVPLSAGLLALGALAGISAATLLEKAHGRRTDPILGGVVQYAVGVCVLTPIALWSETQVINWHPNLIISLAYLIIANSLISISLYVALVQRGNMTQVSTLMYLVPPLALMLAWGLLGEPITLHTVIGFGLCLLGVYIVSRSKVGINHP
- a CDS encoding D-cysteine desulfhydrase family protein translates to MTQRFSDLVSRLPVLSKFSRLPLYDTPTPLQAMANSSRNLGVKIDIKRDDLLPLAMGGNKVRQLEFYLGQAKANGSDTVLITGAVQSNFVRLCAAAARTQGWHPIVQLEDRVPNTDSHYASSGNVLLLKLLGAEIIRYPMGEDEAGADANLDVIADRLRQNGKRPYVIHLGLDHAPLGALGYVAAAVETRLQYQVRGIDPDHVVIASGSGLTHVGFLAGARAIGWNVNVLGVCVRRSASLQIKRIKQRAMETFLLLDSDYHLKSSDIDVCDVVLAPGYGQMNKPVSDAITLAARQDAILLDPVYTGRGFAGLLHQVQTGRIRPGDRVCFLHTGGTPGIFAYGDQTIAD
- a CDS encoding mandelate racemase/muconate lactonizing enzyme family protein, which translates into the protein MKITEIHIYQHDLPVKDGPYTMANAQVWALDTTLVKLVSDNGLSGWGETCPVGPTYAEAHAGGARAALARMAPGLIGVEALPLPLHRMMNGQLNGHNYAKAALDIALHDLLGKHLGLSVSDLLGGAATDRVPSYYATGVGAPDDIARLAGAKRDEGYRRLQIKVGGRPVEIDIETIRKVWQEVRGSGMKLAVDGNRGWTTRDALRVSRECPDVPFIIEQPCNTIEDLQKIRPQVTHGIYMDENSLDLNTVITAAGTGLVDGFGMKVTRIGGLHPMRAFRDICEARNLPHTCDDSWGGDIIAAACTHIGATVQPDLLEGVWLAAPYIEGHYDAENGIEIVDGHIAVPTGPGLGVTPDETLFGAPVASF
- the repB gene encoding plasmid partitioning protein RepB codes for the protein MARKGILTTKITSPDERPKPAARMMPRGAVGALQSSLTKLQENAVQEVDAALIDDAGFEDRLGIDSAAQTQLKDSLKTYGQQVPVLLRPHPQQTGRYEIVYGRRRLMALRDLGLPVKAMVRQLDDHALVMAQGQENTSRQDLSFIEKASFAAQLQEADYDRQTIAAALSIDLPMVSRMLKVGTAFDLGFLRLIGSAPGIGRERWIALAKLFEDRSAKTRAISFAGQSEISGLDSDARFEAVYSRAAHQPETTKPNSPAPAKPRTLRGTDGKALADIRTTKRGVTLNVPSRTAAGFDLWLNDNAEDLITELHDRWKNQQSDS
- a CDS encoding SDR family oxidoreductase; the encoded protein is MDFLGKHALVTGAAGGIGQSIVSKLRAAGARVAVADQDVSAISADTHLPGDLLDPAYANTLPAQAAEALGGLDIVINNAGVITRGSVTETSDDDWALSMGVNVEAPFRICRAAIPIMAQIGGGAIVNTASCWGLRPGPNHAVYCMTKAAIASLTQCMGHDHAHQGIRINAVCPNEVNTPMLRSGFAQRGFDPDSAVSELGKTVPLGRIAEPEDIADVVLFLASDGARYMCGALIEVNGGKPVT
- a CDS encoding SDR family oxidoreductase, whose translation is MKRFENKVALVTGGRSGIGRAIARRLRDEGAQVFTAQRGNDSEFDAIPADFLDPASPAQVVSQLIAKVGQLDVLVNNAGMMQEARVEDMSAADWHQTLTVNLTAPFLMIQAALPHLRETCGNIVNTGSIEGLGSNPGHAAYCASKAGLHGLTRAVAVDHGGEGIRCNAVAPGWIDTDLNVDFIDAMPDPGAFRRDVGKIHPVARTGTPEEVAALVAFLAAEESGFITGQIYSVDGGRMAKLSLP